The segment GTGATCGAAAACGGCGAACGCCTGATGTTCGGCGACAGCGGCGCCGGTCTGGTCGGCGAAGTACAGATTCACGATGCAAGCCTGTGGGGCATGATAGCCAGCAGCGGCTCGATTGGCGCGGGCGAGGCCTTTATTCATGGCTACTGGAGCTCACCCGACCTGACCAAGGTGATCCGGGTGCTGGTCAGCAATATGGATGTGCTCGATGCAATGGAGGGTGGTCTGGCGCGCCTGGGCCGCCCGTTGATACGCGGCCTGCACTGGATCAATCGCAATACCCGCAAGGGCTCGCAAAAAAACATTGCCGCCCATTACGACCTGGGCAATGAAATGTTCGAGCAGTTTCTCGACCCTACCATGATGTATTCAGCGGCCCAGTTTTTAAGCCCTGACGACACGCTGGAACAAGCGCAGCTCAACAAGCTGGAGCGAATCTGCCAGAAGCTCGATCTCAAGCCCGAGGACCATTTGCTCGAAATTGGCACCGGCTGGGGCAGCATGGCGTTATTTGCGGCGCAGCATTACGGGTGCAAGGTCACGACCACGACCCTGTCCAAAGAGCAGTTCGACTACACCAAAACCCGCGTTGACGCTTTGGGCTTACAGGACCAGGTAACGTTGCTGCTGGAGGATTACCGCGATCTGACAGGGCAGTACGACAAGCTTGTATCGATCGAAATGATCGAGGCGGTCGGGCATCGTTTTTTACCCAGCTACTTCAAACAGTGCTCCCACCTGCTCAAGCCCCACGGATTGATGCTGCT is part of the Pseudomonas sp. ML2-2023-3 genome and harbors:
- a CDS encoding class I SAM-dependent methyltransferase, whose product is MKSSSLVSKSSLSTTHNLTSALLRRGVMRQLAQLKHGHLVVIENGERLMFGDSGAGLVGEVQIHDASLWGMIASSGSIGAGEAFIHGYWSSPDLTKVIRVLVSNMDVLDAMEGGLARLGRPLIRGLHWINRNTRKGSQKNIAAHYDLGNEMFEQFLDPTMMYSAAQFLSPDDTLEQAQLNKLERICQKLDLKPEDHLLEIGTGWGSMALFAAQHYGCKVTTTTLSKEQFDYTKTRVDALGLQDQVTLLLEDYRDLTGQYDKLVSIEMIEAVGHRFLPSYFKQCSHLLKPHGLMLLQAITIREQRYEQAKSSVDFIQRYIFPGGALPSVQKMLEIVGKDTDMNLMHMEDFGLHYAKTLRLWHENFRRAHGRLTELGYDEYFLRLWEFYLCYCEGGFLERSIGTAQLLLAKPAAMPEPLLGRFNA